gataagagcgtctgctaaatgcctgtaatgtaatgtaatgtaatgtaatgtaatgtaatgtgttcttACATGTGATTGGGAGGATGTACTGTACTGATGCTGTACTGGAATAAAATTCCACCAACATGACTGTGGGGCAATATTGTATCTTGGTGAaaccaagtgaaaaaaaaaccttttaataaGAGCTGATTATCTGCATTTTAATcacatgtcaaataaaaaaattacaaatctaaaattgcggaacacagccaaatcaagagaaagtatgtctttgtcccaaacaatatggagGACCACTGTGGAGTATTTTGAGCTAAAGCAGCTTCAGTGTTTTGCCAACAGGGATACAATAGCAGCAGTAGCCCAGAAGGggatcaaacccacaaccttttcATTGTAAACCCAGTTCACCACTGTTTACcagtgtaagtgtatgtgtgtaccagtgtaagtgtgtgtgtgtaccagtgtacatgtgtgagtgtgtgccagtgtaagtgtgtgtgtgtaccagtgtacatgtgtgagtgtgtgccagtgtaagtgtgtgtgtgtgtgccagtttgtgtaccagtgtaagtgtgtgtgtgtgccagtgtgtgtaccagtgtaagtgtgtgtgtgtgtgtgtgccagtgtggttaccagtgtaagtgtgtgtgtgtgccattgtGGTtaccagtgtaagtgtgtgtgtgtgccagtgtggttaccagtgtacatgtgtgagtgtgtgccagtgtggttaccagtgtacatgtgtgagtgtgtgccagtgtaatgtgtatatataccagcctaagtgtgtgtgtgttccagtgtgtgtaccagtttaagtgtgtgtgtaccagtgtaagtgtgtgtgtgtgccagtgtgtgtaccagggtaagcgtgtgtgtgccagtgtgtgtaccagtgtaagcgtgtgtgtaccagtttaagtgtgtgtgtaccagtttaagtgtgtgtgcaggtaccagtgtaagtatgtgtgtgtaccagtgtaagtgtgtgtgtaccagtttaagtgtgtgtgtgtaccagtgtgtgtctgtattttctGCTTGtggaacagcagagagagagcttggTGAAATCACTCAGTTtcacttttctttctctgttaaCACAGTCTCTGGCCTCTCCCAGCCAGACTCATTAGACTATATAAAGGACCATCAGCTGGAACTTTCCACCTCACACACAAAGTTACTGTCCTCCACAGCAGGTAAGTTCTgacttaaatataaatataaatgtacactTCTGTGGGAACACCACTGAGAATTTGCAGATACAGCACATATATAACTAAACgttattgaatttttttgcatttattatgttatttCAGAGAGGAAGATAGCTCTTCTTTTACatcatttcaaatattcaatCATGAGAGTGCTATCATGTTAAAGGCTTTTTATACATTATTCTAGACAGGAGAGTGGCTTGTGCCTTTCTTCTTTGATACATTGTATTGCCTACAAAACAGAACCTTCATCACACATTTTGAACTCCTGAGCAATCCAGATGTTTTCTGTACTTTTgaacataatattttaatatttcaatatggCACGAATGGAATGATACTGTACGGACAACTGCATATTTAATAAAGATGTAAAATTATAAAGGCTTGAAGGGAAAATGCTTGTTAAGATCCAAATTTAGTAATTTTAGCCGCATATCAGTTCAATATACTCATGAACGGCTCACAAAGCTGGACAGGCATCCTCTGTAATGGGTTTTATGCAACGTGTTTAAGCTACCGTCACAGCTGATTCTCATGCAGTGATGATAACACGGCAGAGGGTCTAATTAGAAGAGCTGTATTAATTGCTAAATATTTGGATTCCTACTGTATCAATGAAAGACACTGATTTTCATGTTTCAGACCAACACCCTTCTCAGCATTATGGGTGAGTATCCTATTACTTTAATACAgaatgacagaaacagataaaggttttcagattttgttcCAGCACCATGTTAATTGCTAAGTATGACTGGGGCTCAATACTGTATTAGAGAATAGACTGAAACCATGCCAAATTATTTATCTGCATTATCATAAATGTTTGTCTTGCAAAATTGcattgcttttctttctctagGTCTTCTTGGATTTGCACTTGGGGCCGTACTTGGCACTGGTACGTATCACCAAGGAAATATTTGGGACATGTTTACTTTtaagcatctctctctctctctctctctctctcttgtccatacttcttattattatttttgttctgggCATTTTTTGTAGACCAAACCTTCTACAGTTTTTGGGCTACTGAGACatactatatataaaaatgttctattttttttgctcTAACATGCTTCTGTTCAactttttgatatattttatggtttttgagacatttaattttttttctttttcatttaagaccatagcaatcacctagcaagaCATTAGCAACCACATAGTAAGACCCTGAAAACCACCTAGtccaccctagcaactgcctagtaAGACCCTGGCAATCACcttcaacaccctagcaacagcataGAAAGACACTAGGAACTAGCTAATAAGACCCTAGTAACACCCTAATACATCTCTGAAATGATATACTGCTGCTACCATAGCAGAGATAGTAATTTATACTCTTTAAGCGAGCAAATTTACATATTCTtcacaaaattttaaatttttttgcttatgttattttttctaggaaaaaaaaaattgggcgGGTTTGAGGGTCTGATTGGGCGGGTTTGAGGGTCTGATTGGGTGGGTTTGAGGCTCTGATTGGGTGGGTTTGAGGGTCTGATTGGGTGGGTTTGAGGCTCTGATTGGGTGGGTTTGAGGGTCTGATTGGGTGGGTTTGAGGCTCTGATTGGGTGGGTTTGAGGGTCTGATTGGGCGGGTTTGAGGGTCTGATTGGGTGGGTTTGAGGGTCTGATTGGGTGGGTTTGAGGGTCTGATTGGGTGGGTTTGAGGGTCTGATTGGGCGGGTTTGAGGGTCTGATTGGGTGGGTTTGAGGGTCTGATTGGGCGGGTTTGAGGCTCTGATTGGGTGGGTTTGAGGCTCTGATTGGGCGGGTTTGAGGCTCTGATTGGGTGGGTTTGAGGCTCTGATTGGGTGGGTTTgaggctctgattgggtgaGTTTGAGGGTCTGATTGGGCGGGTTTGAGGGTCTGATTGGGTGGGTTTACTGTTTTTACGTCTGGGAAAACCTGTCACCATTTCCCAGTTTTACCGAAATGCACACCTACACCTGGACGTCTCTTTGTGCGCAGGTGCGGCCATCGTTACGATTCCACTGGTTGTGGGAGCAGCGGGCTTCACGGCTGCTGGTATTGTGGGTGGATCCGTCGCCTCCTATATGATGTCAGCAGCAGCGGTAGCCAATGGGGGCGGAGTAGCTGCTGGTGGTCTGGTGGCCACTCTACAGTCAGTAGGTATGGAAGGAAGAGAAGTCCACTCCCTAAAGAGTCACAATAATATGTATAAGTTTTGCTTGTTTATTATCTTCCTCTCTGATCCACTAGGCCTTCAAAGGGCTTTTTGTGTTCAGCTTGGATTCAGCCAAAATGAGTGTTTCAAAGAGATTTTGATGATTCACGAACTGGCCAAACTGTGCGtgtaaaacagaaacacatgcgCTTAATTAGCCAAAATTCAGGAACAATGATGTTAGAATTTAGGCCTCTGTGTGTGATCTGAGAGATCATGGTCAACTATCTGTTAAGttccagtgtatggatgggccccatggtctggtatctgttaagacactgttccaatgtgtggatgggccccatggtctggtatctgttacttgcttgtctgcactctcttGAAGTGACGGTGTGGGCTGCAGCAAATCGgccagcatttaaaaaaaaactgtgatcaAAACCCCTAAAATCCCTGATGGAGGATgttgtgtttgattgacaggggcAGCAGGACTCTCTACTGCAGCCTCTGCAAAAGTGACCAGTGTCGGGGCGACTATCGGAGCCATCCTGATCTAACCCTCGGCCTGCCATCACCTGGATCCATCCCTGAGGTGGACTCACCAGACCAGCCCAGCGTACCCTTTGATCCcaaactaaaaaatatttaggaaaa
This genomic stretch from Anguilla rostrata isolate EN2019 unplaced genomic scaffold, ASM1855537v3 scaf1076, whole genome shotgun sequence harbors:
- the LOC135247120 gene encoding interferon alpha-inducible protein 27-like protein 2, producing the protein MGLLGFALGAVLGTGAAIVTIPLVVGAAGFTAAGIVGGSVASYMMSAAAVANGGGVAAGGLVATLQSVGAAGLSTAASAKVTSVGATIGAILI